In the Flagellimonas sp. MMG031 genome, one interval contains:
- a CDS encoding Na+/H+ antiporter NhaC family protein has protein sequence MRKFPNAFVILLGVILLSWVFTYLIPQGSYERIVDAETGMIRVVSDSYTQIDSSSPSFLDFLVSIPKGIAERAELIVLILLIGGCFYLIEKTETFNHSLVKLVSSLKGREDLALLTVAILFITGGVTIGLQEEVVAMTPILLLFGKSLGYNSFTMIFASYGSSVVGSSFSPSNPFGVLLAQKEAALPLLSGSSFRLVVLLGASLAWILYLLYYAKKHRIEKIQMPTHNKTMGGRNKAILLLLGLTFSIVIIGIVQFDWGFSEMSACFFALGILSGLIAKMGWNKTGETYIEGMKEMVFACIILGLANSISILLTQGMIMDTIVKVLFGPLQGFSPAVSGVLMMISHVLLHFPVPSYSGQAILTLPILVPLSDLVGLSRQICVLAFQYGAIMGDMIVPTNGALMAVIAIAKIPYNTWFKFAIKPMLLVLLIGAIAIVAAVFLGYH, from the coding sequence ATGAGAAAATTCCCAAATGCATTTGTCATTCTATTGGGTGTAATACTTTTAAGTTGGGTATTTACCTATTTAATTCCCCAAGGAAGTTATGAGAGAATTGTCGACGCTGAAACTGGGATGATTCGGGTAGTAAGCGACTCCTACACGCAAATCGACTCCAGTAGCCCTTCCTTTCTTGATTTTCTGGTCTCCATTCCCAAAGGTATTGCCGAAAGAGCTGAACTCATCGTTCTTATCCTGTTGATAGGTGGCTGTTTTTACCTCATTGAAAAAACGGAAACCTTTAACCATAGTTTGGTAAAATTGGTTTCTTCCTTAAAAGGAAGGGAGGATTTGGCACTTTTGACCGTAGCCATCCTATTCATCACGGGTGGCGTCACTATTGGGCTACAGGAAGAAGTCGTTGCTATGACCCCTATACTTTTGTTGTTCGGCAAAAGTTTGGGGTACAATTCATTCACCATGATTTTTGCCAGTTACGGCTCATCCGTAGTGGGCAGTTCATTTAGTCCATCCAATCCTTTTGGGGTTCTTTTGGCACAAAAAGAAGCTGCCTTGCCCTTACTTTCGGGCAGTTCCTTTAGACTGGTCGTACTTTTAGGTGCATCCTTGGCTTGGATTTTATATCTTCTTTATTATGCCAAAAAACATAGGATTGAAAAAATACAAATGCCAACCCACAACAAAACCATGGGTGGTCGTAATAAAGCAATACTGCTGTTATTGGGTCTTACGTTTTCGATTGTAATTATTGGCATAGTTCAGTTTGATTGGGGGTTTAGTGAGATGTCCGCCTGTTTTTTTGCCCTTGGCATCCTCTCCGGCCTCATTGCAAAAATGGGATGGAACAAAACGGGTGAAACCTATATTGAAGGAATGAAAGAAATGGTATTTGCCTGCATCATACTTGGTTTGGCCAACAGTATTTCAATTTTATTGACGCAAGGAATGATCATGGATACTATTGTTAAAGTCCTATTTGGTCCCTTGCAGGGTTTCTCTCCCGCTGTCTCGGGAGTACTAATGATGATTTCACATGTCCTTTTGCATTTTCCAGTGCCCAGCTATTCTGGGCAGGCCATTTTGACCTTGCCCATTTTGGTCCCGCTATCGGACTTGGTCGGGCTTTCCAGACAGATATGTGTTTTGGCCTTTCAATATGGCGCTATAATGGGCGATATGATCGTTCCTACCAATGGAGCACTGATGGCCGTAATCGCAATAGCAAAAATACCCTATAATACATGGTTCAAATTTGCCATAAAACCCATGCTGTTAGTACTCCTCATCGGTGCCATTGCCATTGTTGCTGCCGTTTTTTTAGGATATCACTAA
- a CDS encoding queuosine precursor transporter, protein MTQKDKKLAFSIYLYLGALFITSLVVSNLIFQKFFSWSPFGDVEVFGAPLFELSVGILPYPITFLITDLISEIYGQKKANQVVTAGIFASFFSMAIILVANYSLAIPSSPVDDTTFTTVFGLSPLGVLASMLAYLGAQYIDITIYHFWKRLTNGRMLWLRNNFSTFSSQFIDTFTVVGLLCVFGVLPWDKFYGLLISGFIFKVMIAILDTPLLYFFVYLMRKRFNLNIGEEISLD, encoded by the coding sequence ATGACGCAAAAGGACAAGAAGTTAGCATTTTCCATATATCTGTATCTCGGGGCGTTGTTCATTACCTCACTGGTGGTGTCCAACCTTATTTTTCAAAAGTTTTTCTCGTGGAGCCCTTTTGGGGATGTGGAGGTATTTGGAGCTCCGCTTTTTGAACTTTCGGTGGGTATTTTGCCGTATCCCATTACCTTTTTGATCACCGATTTAATTTCCGAGATCTACGGCCAAAAAAAGGCCAATCAGGTGGTGACCGCAGGTATTTTTGCCTCGTTCTTCTCTATGGCCATTATTTTGGTGGCCAACTATTCCTTGGCCATCCCATCATCCCCGGTCGATGATACCACCTTTACCACGGTCTTTGGGTTGTCGCCATTGGGTGTTTTGGCTTCTATGCTGGCCTATTTGGGCGCACAGTATATCGATATTACCATTTATCACTTCTGGAAGCGACTTACCAATGGTCGCATGCTTTGGCTGCGGAACAACTTTTCTACATTTTCCTCCCAATTTATAGACACGTTCACGGTGGTTGGGCTGTTGTGCGTTTTTGGCGTGTTGCCGTGGGACAAGTTTTATGGACTGCTGATCAGTGGTTTTATTTTCAAGGTAATGATTGCCATTCTCGACACCCCTTTGCTCTATTTTTTCGTATATCTGATGCGAAAAAGATTTAACTTAAATATAGGGGAAGAAATTTCTTTGGATTGA
- a CDS encoding DUF6090 family protein, with protein sequence MLKVFRRIRKKSIADKKVSNYLLYAIGEIVLVVIGILIALAIDNANEQSIKREKEQIYLMGLRDEFETSQTKLKELISFNRQSYEDSKKILVYMVDPENLPNEQELANLLYNALAFDISFNPNNSLLMEMINSGSLKDIANPRLRILLTNWISNIEDISKQEMMLANERDKILDMFRSEENSIKTLYDLTGVSDELGIPQSSDRTSNRNLLMSKEFENNMLMFILTSIKTETVHYNPLMQSIDEILKTIDSEINP encoded by the coding sequence ATGCTCAAAGTCTTTAGAAGAATACGAAAGAAATCCATTGCAGATAAAAAAGTCAGCAACTACTTGCTGTATGCCATTGGCGAAATCGTGTTGGTCGTCATCGGAATTTTGATCGCACTGGCCATCGACAATGCCAACGAACAAAGCATCAAACGGGAAAAGGAGCAAATTTATCTCATGGGACTACGAGATGAGTTCGAGACCAGTCAGACCAAATTAAAAGAACTGATATCCTTCAACAGGCAAAGCTATGAGGATTCGAAGAAAATCTTGGTCTATATGGTCGACCCGGAGAACCTGCCCAATGAGCAAGAGCTCGCCAATTTGCTATACAATGCCTTGGCCTTCGATATTTCGTTCAACCCCAACAATTCCCTTTTGATGGAAATGATCAATTCGGGAAGTTTAAAGGATATTGCCAATCCGCGCCTGCGCATCCTCTTGACCAATTGGATTTCCAACATCGAGGACATATCCAAACAAGAAATGATGCTGGCCAATGAACGGGACAAGATACTCGATATGTTCCGCAGCGAAGAAAACAGCATCAAAACGCTGTATGACCTCACTGGGGTCTCCGATGAATTGGGGATTCCCCAAAGTTCGGACCGGACAAGCAACCGGAACCTGCTAATGTCAAAAGAATTTGAGAACAATATGCTCATGTTCATCCTCACCAGTATCAAAACGGAAACCGTGCATTACAATCCTTTGATGCAAAGCATAGATGAGATTTTGAAAACCATTGATAGCGAAATCAACCCATAA
- the sppA gene encoding signal peptide peptidase SppA codes for MKFLRNLLASILGSLMAFMIIVGMFFIFMALVGSADDGVVVKRNSVLEISFITPILDYTGKDANDPFAELWTAELGLDEILHAIEVAKNDDHIEGISITTGFLQAGMAQAREIRNALIDFKSSGKFVVAHADVYAQRDYYLASAADEVYINPVGAMDFKGLATEVLFYKELQEKSGIKMEVIRHGKYKSAVEPFLSDTMSEENRAQIKELISSIWNVMVDDISASRNLSPQDLNQIADTLGGRTPEYAVASGLVDGALYFDEYEDLMREKIGLSKDEDVEYVGLRDYIQKANKQKIRTGSDKIAIIYAQGEILGGEGGKDYVGQGLIVDALHKAVDNESVKAIVLRVDSPGGSALVSDIIWREMQLAKRKKPVVVSFGTIAASGGYYIGVGGDKIFAEPTTITGSIGVFGTIPNVNQLAENVGINAEQVGTNKNSVDYSFFEPMTDTFRQVLEESIEETYQTFLDRVSKGRNMTVEQVDQVAQGRVWSGTDAKALGLVDELGSLDDAVKAAAEMAGLESYGLRKYPKYKSDFELFMEDFGSAKTKIGESIIQEEIGTEAYQVLKEFKQFTKQEGIQAKMPFSLNIK; via the coding sequence ATGAAGTTTTTAAGAAACCTACTTGCCTCAATTTTGGGGAGCTTAATGGCCTTTATGATCATTGTGGGCATGTTCTTTATTTTTATGGCCTTGGTGGGCAGTGCGGATGATGGTGTTGTGGTCAAACGCAACTCGGTATTGGAGATCAGTTTTATAACACCGATTTTGGACTACACGGGAAAGGATGCGAACGATCCCTTTGCCGAACTGTGGACAGCGGAGCTGGGATTGGATGAAATCCTACATGCCATAGAAGTGGCCAAAAACGATGACCATATTGAGGGTATAAGCATCACCACTGGATTTCTACAGGCAGGAATGGCCCAAGCCCGTGAAATACGCAACGCCCTAATCGATTTTAAATCTTCCGGAAAGTTCGTTGTGGCACATGCCGATGTGTATGCACAGCGCGACTATTACTTGGCCAGTGCGGCAGATGAGGTGTACATTAATCCGGTGGGTGCGATGGATTTTAAAGGATTGGCCACCGAAGTGCTTTTTTATAAGGAATTGCAGGAAAAATCGGGAATCAAAATGGAGGTCATACGCCATGGAAAGTACAAAAGTGCGGTGGAGCCCTTTTTGTCCGACACCATGAGCGAGGAAAACCGTGCCCAGATAAAAGAGCTCATTTCTTCCATTTGGAACGTGATGGTCGACGATATTTCAGCATCCAGAAACCTTTCGCCCCAAGACCTGAACCAAATAGCCGATACCCTTGGAGGGCGGACCCCTGAATATGCCGTCGCTTCCGGTCTCGTGGACGGCGCATTGTATTTTGATGAATACGAAGACCTGATGAGGGAGAAAATCGGACTTTCCAAAGATGAGGACGTGGAATATGTTGGGTTGAGGGATTACATACAAAAGGCCAACAAACAGAAAATCCGTACAGGTTCCGATAAAATTGCCATTATTTATGCCCAGGGAGAAATTTTGGGAGGCGAAGGCGGAAAGGATTATGTTGGGCAAGGACTTATCGTGGATGCCCTCCACAAAGCAGTGGACAATGAGAGTGTAAAGGCGATTGTACTCCGTGTGGACTCTCCTGGTGGAAGTGCTCTCGTTTCCGATATCATTTGGAGAGAAATGCAATTGGCCAAACGAAAGAAGCCTGTGGTAGTCTCATTTGGAACCATTGCGGCCTCCGGAGGATATTATATTGGCGTAGGAGGGGACAAGATTTTTGCCGAGCCCACGACCATTACCGGATCTATAGGGGTTTTTGGAACCATTCCGAACGTCAACCAGCTGGCGGAAAACGTTGGTATCAATGCCGAGCAGGTAGGTACCAACAAAAATTCAGTGGATTATTCCTTTTTTGAGCCCATGACGGATACCTTTAGGCAGGTCCTTGAAGAAAGTATCGAAGAGACCTATCAAACCTTTTTAGATCGTGTGTCCAAAGGCCGAAATATGACGGTGGAGCAAGTGGACCAAGTGGCACAGGGCAGGGTTTGGAGCGGAACGGATGCCAAGGCACTTGGCTTGGTGGATGAATTGGGAAGTTTGGACGATGCGGTCAAAGCCGCGGCGGAAATGGCTGGTCTGGAATCCTACGGGCTGCGCAAGTATCCTAAATACAAATCCGATTTTGAGCTGTTCATGGAAGATTTTGGTTCGGCAAAGACCAAGATCGGGGAATCCATCATACAGGAAGAAATTGGAACCGAGGCCTACCAAGTTTTAAAGGAGTTCAAACAATTTACCAAACAAGAAGGCATTCAGGCCAAGATGCCCTTCAGTTTAAACATTAAGTAG
- a CDS encoding GH3 auxin-responsive promoter family protein, producing MPIPLFNSIASWLLRKRYHQIELFLKYPLDVQDEVLRQLLDFSKDTMIGKQYGYQDLPKYEEFRNRVPIVTYEDIAPLIERTRRGEQNLFWPTSIKWFAKSSGTTNAKSKFIPVSTEALEDCHYKSSKDLLCLYLNNNENSQLFTGKSLRLGGSKELYEDNGTFFGDLSAILIDNMPLWAEYSSTPSNKVSLMTEWETKLEAIIEESIRENVTSLAGVPSWMLVLLNQVLEKTGKNHLFEVWENLEVYFHGGVSFTPYKNQYKKLLPRKRFNFYETYNASEGFFGIQDQNNSDELLLMLDYGIFYEFIPMGPTGEGDQAIPLWEVELGVNYAMVITTNAGLWRYKIGDTIRFTSKNPYRIKITGRTKHHINVFGEELIIENAEEALKQVCLKTEAEIMDYTAAPIFMTDKEKGAHEWIIEFRKPPADMGYFTEMLDNALKALNSDYEAKRYNNITLKMPTVHVARENLFHHWLKSHNKLGGQHKIPRLSNERGCIEELLRMNVQ from the coding sequence ATGCCAATACCATTATTCAATTCCATTGCTTCTTGGCTATTACGGAAGCGCTACCACCAAATAGAGCTTTTTTTAAAGTATCCATTGGATGTTCAGGATGAGGTATTACGTCAATTGTTGGACTTTTCCAAAGACACCATGATCGGTAAGCAATATGGTTACCAAGACCTGCCCAAGTACGAAGAGTTTAGGAACAGGGTGCCTATCGTAACCTATGAGGACATCGCTCCGCTCATCGAACGTACGCGTAGGGGAGAGCAGAACCTATTTTGGCCCACCTCCATCAAGTGGTTTGCGAAGAGCAGCGGTACCACCAATGCCAAGAGCAAGTTTATCCCGGTAAGTACAGAAGCGTTGGAGGACTGTCATTACAAATCCAGCAAGGATTTACTTTGCCTGTATCTGAACAACAATGAAAACTCCCAATTGTTTACCGGCAAGAGTTTGCGTCTGGGCGGGAGCAAGGAACTGTACGAGGATAATGGGACTTTCTTTGGCGACCTTTCGGCAATCTTAATCGATAATATGCCCCTTTGGGCCGAATACAGCAGTACTCCCAGCAACAAGGTCTCGTTGATGACCGAATGGGAAACCAAATTGGAGGCGATTATAGAGGAAAGCATACGGGAGAACGTGACCAGTTTGGCAGGAGTGCCTTCTTGGATGCTGGTGCTTTTGAATCAAGTACTTGAAAAAACAGGGAAAAACCATCTTTTTGAAGTTTGGGAAAACTTGGAAGTATACTTTCATGGAGGGGTGAGTTTTACGCCCTACAAGAACCAATACAAAAAGTTGTTGCCCCGCAAAAGGTTCAACTTTTATGAGACTTACAATGCCTCAGAAGGGTTTTTCGGGATTCAGGACCAGAACAATTCAGATGAATTATTATTGATGTTGGACTATGGTATTTTTTATGAATTCATCCCCATGGGCCCCACAGGCGAAGGAGACCAGGCCATTCCATTGTGGGAGGTGGAGCTGGGGGTCAATTATGCCATGGTGATTACCACCAACGCCGGATTGTGGCGTTATAAAATTGGCGATACCATTCGGTTCACTTCCAAAAATCCGTACCGTATCAAAATAACGGGACGGACCAAGCACCATATCAATGTATTTGGTGAAGAACTGATCATTGAAAATGCAGAGGAAGCCTTAAAGCAGGTGTGTCTTAAAACCGAAGCGGAAATTATGGATTACACCGCAGCACCTATTTTTATGACAGATAAGGAAAAAGGCGCCCATGAATGGATCATCGAGTTCAGAAAACCACCTGCCGACATGGGGTATTTTACCGAAATGTTGGACAATGCACTCAAGGCACTAAACTCCGACTACGAGGCCAAACGTTACAACAACATCACCTTAAAGATGCCAACCGTGCATGTGGCGCGGGAAAACCTGTTCCATCACTGGCTTAAATCGCACAACAAACTGGGTGGGCAACACAAAATACCCAGACTTTCCAATGAGCGTGGTTGTATCGAAGAGTTGCTTCGAATGAACGTGCAATAG
- a CDS encoding DUF2797 domain-containing protein gives MLYEGVLRKMRTEMGSPIQYFLVFENDFINMNQALDRELQIDFIKFQCLNCGEDRPIYRQGFCKSCFFETPRAGDWIMKPELSKAHLGEEDRDLEYEKKMQLQPHIVYLANSSSIKVGVTRKSQVPTRWIDQGAHEAIEIVEVPNRYLAGITEVALKDHVSDKTSWRKMLQNDIEDVDLVEWRNKLKSSIPDEAMDYFLNDRKETHMEFPVLKYPEKVNSLNLDKTPSYKGVLKGIKGQYLIFEDNTVFNVRGSEGYYVGIDFK, from the coding sequence ATGCTATACGAGGGAGTCTTGCGAAAGATGCGAACCGAAATGGGAAGCCCGATCCAATATTTTTTGGTCTTTGAGAACGACTTTATCAACATGAACCAAGCGCTCGATAGGGAGCTGCAGATCGATTTCATCAAATTCCAATGTTTGAACTGTGGGGAGGACAGGCCCATCTACCGGCAAGGTTTCTGTAAGTCTTGCTTTTTTGAAACGCCCAGAGCCGGGGATTGGATAATGAAGCCCGAACTGAGCAAGGCCCACTTGGGCGAAGAAGACCGTGATTTGGAGTACGAGAAAAAAATGCAGCTTCAACCGCACATCGTGTATTTGGCCAACTCGAGTAGCATTAAGGTGGGGGTGACCCGTAAATCACAGGTACCCACCCGATGGATCGACCAAGGGGCCCACGAAGCTATCGAAATTGTAGAGGTTCCCAATCGATACTTGGCGGGGATTACGGAGGTGGCGCTCAAAGACCATGTGAGCGACAAGACGAGCTGGAGAAAGATGTTGCAAAACGATATTGAGGATGTAGACCTCGTGGAATGGCGCAACAAACTAAAGTCCAGTATACCTGACGAAGCCATGGATTATTTCTTAAATGACAGGAAAGAAACCCATATGGAATTTCCTGTACTAAAATATCCTGAAAAGGTGAATAGCCTCAATTTGGACAAAACCCCAAGTTACAAAGGCGTGCTCAAAGGCATTAAAGGACAGTACCTTATTTTTGAGGACAACACCGTCTTTAATGTGCGCGGAAGTGAAGGATACTACGTGGGGATAGATTTTAAATAA
- a CDS encoding APC family permease yields MSQKIKLTEAISIGIGGMVGGGIFAVLGLAVDLSKGGTPLAFLFAGILALITSYSYVQLSKKYADRGGTVKFITQGFGKTIFSGGINNLLWVSYIIMLSLYASAFGSYAPNLLPITGGELDFHLYASGIILLAAIINYYSIKVVGMIESYAVIIKLVILIAFISIGLYGLMGNPNLDQLSPENWEAPLQLLTGGMVIFVAYEGFELIANSAPDIENPDKNIPRAYYIAIIFVVLLYIIIAVVTVGSLPFDQIKTAEDYVLAEAAKPMLGQTGFTIITIAAMISTFSAINASIYGGSRVSYEIAEEDELPHQFTYQLWNQPIGLLITAGLTLLLTNTLELESISTAGSVGFLFVFAMVNYVGFKLSKHTASRKGIPLTGFILCLIAMVVLLQQQFESNKMGVIVALSIIGGCFLIEYFYKMNEE; encoded by the coding sequence ATGAGCCAAAAAATCAAACTAACCGAAGCGATTTCCATTGGAATAGGTGGTATGGTGGGTGGTGGAATTTTTGCGGTTTTGGGTTTGGCAGTGGATTTGTCCAAAGGTGGCACCCCCTTGGCCTTTCTCTTCGCGGGGATTTTGGCCCTCATCACATCCTATAGTTATGTGCAGCTTTCCAAAAAATATGCGGACAGGGGCGGAACGGTAAAGTTTATCACCCAAGGTTTTGGGAAGACGATATTCAGCGGGGGCATTAACAACCTTTTATGGGTAAGCTATATCATTATGCTCTCGCTTTATGCATCGGCATTTGGATCTTATGCGCCAAATCTGCTCCCCATCACGGGAGGCGAACTGGATTTCCACCTTTACGCCAGTGGTATCATCCTATTGGCGGCCATTATCAATTATTACAGCATTAAGGTTGTTGGCATGATTGAATCCTATGCAGTTATCATTAAACTGGTGATTCTTATTGCCTTCATCAGCATTGGACTGTACGGTCTGATGGGAAACCCCAATCTGGACCAATTGTCACCGGAGAATTGGGAGGCACCGCTGCAATTGCTTACCGGAGGTATGGTTATATTTGTGGCCTATGAAGGTTTTGAATTGATTGCCAACTCTGCCCCCGACATTGAAAACCCGGATAAAAATATTCCACGAGCTTATTATATCGCAATTATTTTTGTGGTATTACTCTATATCATTATTGCAGTGGTCACAGTAGGTTCGCTGCCTTTTGATCAAATCAAAACGGCCGAGGACTATGTTTTGGCAGAAGCTGCCAAGCCTATGCTGGGGCAGACCGGATTCACCATCATTACCATTGCCGCCATGATTTCCACCTTCTCTGCAATCAACGCCTCAATCTATGGAGGAAGTCGGGTGAGTTATGAAATTGCCGAGGAAGATGAGCTCCCACATCAATTCACCTACCAACTTTGGAACCAACCCATTGGATTATTGATTACCGCAGGTCTTACCTTGTTGCTCACAAACACCTTAGAATTGGAAAGCATTTCTACTGCGGGGAGCGTTGGTTTTCTTTTCGTATTTGCTATGGTAAACTATGTGGGCTTTAAGCTATCAAAACATACCGCAAGCCGGAAGGGCATCCCATTGACCGGGTTCATCTTATGTCTTATTGCGATGGTTGTCCTGCTTCAACAGCAATTTGAAAGCAACAAAATGGGGGTCATCGTCGCTCTCTCTATCATTGGTGGCTGCTTTTTGATTGAGTATTTCTATAAAATGAACGAGGAATAA
- a CDS encoding AsmA-like C-terminal region-containing protein, whose protein sequence is MKKKVLKITSITLLVLLAIVIAVPLFLQGKIEEIIKTKVNNSINATFDFEDADLSLLRSFPDANVKLTNLSFVNKAPFEGDTLFASSEIALSMSIKELFKSAEEPIEIKTLNIDGAKLLIKADKEGNANYDIAKESGGSTTATTEDSGDNFTLNLNSYAITNSEIVYWDMASGMRLDILEMNHSGTGDLSLEQSELKTLTDALVSFEMDSTQYLNRNKINLDALIGIDLTENKYTFLENKALVNQLPLVFEGFVKVNEDNQEVDITFETPSFDFKNFLAVIPEAYAANIETVQTTGNFEVNGQFKGVVDDAHIPTFKIAINSENASFKYPDLPKSVRNVYIDTEINNETGITEDTYVDINRLSFLIDEDKFNLNANIRELLGNTKVNAHMDGRINLANISKAYPVPEDFNLKGILNADITTAFDMASLENKQYQNTRTMGKASLSGFEYASEELKNPVTINTAAVSFNPDKVSLDSFTGKTGSTDFEAKGTLTNLLGFMFNDENVEGNFTLNSNRFALNDFMMEETAVDTEPENGEKETGSTTTGEERIKIPSFLDCTIDAAANTVVYDNLNLKNVKGTLIIKDETATVKNLTSDLFGGTLGLSGSVSTKQETATFDMNLGMNNFNIGESFAGLELLKTLTPLATAIQGKLNSDIKISGNLKEDFTPNLATISGNLLAELLSPKLDAEKAPLVSALDSKLNFLDTKEINLDGLKTALTFDNGTVKVKPFTLTYKDIAIDVNGSHSFDKQMDYAATLNVPAKYLGSEVNKLIAQLNDQSLGEVTVPVTANIGGNFTNPSVSTDLSSSVKTLTTKLVEMQKQKLIGQGKEKAKDLLSDVFKKDESDTTNTKNDGVKDVIGNILGGKKDTTTTDSTKAKQGDEVKDAAKSILGGLLKKKKKDTVN, encoded by the coding sequence ATGAAGAAAAAAGTCCTAAAGATTACCTCCATAACCCTACTTGTCCTACTAGCGATCGTTATCGCCGTACCCCTGTTTCTTCAAGGCAAAATTGAGGAGATCATCAAAACAAAAGTCAACAATAGCATCAACGCCACTTTTGATTTTGAGGATGCTGATTTGAGTTTGCTCCGAAGCTTTCCGGACGCGAATGTAAAGCTCACCAATTTATCATTTGTCAACAAGGCTCCGTTTGAGGGCGATACCTTGTTTGCCTCATCGGAAATAGCACTTTCCATGTCCATCAAGGAGCTGTTCAAATCTGCGGAAGAACCTATTGAGATCAAAACACTGAACATCGATGGCGCAAAATTGCTCATCAAAGCAGATAAGGAAGGCAATGCCAATTATGATATTGCCAAGGAAAGCGGAGGGTCCACCACGGCTACCACAGAAGATTCCGGTGATAATTTTACGTTGAACCTGAACTCCTATGCCATTACCAATTCGGAAATCGTCTACTGGGATATGGCCAGCGGGATGCGATTGGATATTTTGGAGATGAACCACTCGGGAACGGGGGACCTCTCTTTGGAGCAATCGGAGCTTAAAACTCTTACTGATGCTTTGGTGTCCTTTGAAATGGACAGTACCCAATACTTGAACAGGAACAAAATCAATTTGGACGCCTTGATCGGTATCGATCTCACCGAAAACAAGTATACTTTTTTGGAGAACAAGGCCTTGGTAAACCAGTTGCCCTTGGTATTCGAGGGCTTTGTAAAGGTCAACGAAGACAATCAGGAGGTGGACATTACTTTTGAAACACCTTCTTTCGACTTTAAGAACTTTTTGGCGGTGATTCCTGAGGCCTACGCTGCGAACATCGAAACCGTGCAGACGACAGGTAATTTTGAGGTGAACGGCCAATTTAAAGGGGTAGTGGACGATGCGCATATCCCAACCTTCAAAATTGCCATCAATTCGGAGAATGCATCCTTCAAATATCCCGATTTGCCCAAATCGGTTCGCAATGTGTACATCGATACGGAAATCAATAACGAAACAGGGATCACGGAAGATACGTATGTGGATATTAACCGCCTGTCTTTCCTGATAGACGAGGACAAATTCAATTTGAATGCCAATATCCGCGAGTTGTTGGGCAACACGAAAGTGAACGCCCACATGGACGGAAGAATCAATTTGGCCAATATTTCAAAGGCCTATCCCGTACCCGAAGATTTCAATTTAAAGGGCATTCTGAATGCGGATATTACCACGGCTTTCGATATGGCCTCTTTGGAGAACAAGCAATACCAGAATACCAGAACAATGGGAAAGGCGTCCCTTTCCGGATTTGAATATGCGTCAGAGGAACTTAAAAACCCTGTGACCATTAACACCGCGGCCGTTTCCTTTAATCCGGACAAGGTCTCCTTGGATTCCTTTACAGGTAAAACGGGCAGCACTGATTTTGAGGCCAAGGGAACATTGACCAATTTATTGGGCTTTATGTTCAATGATGAGAATGTGGAAGGAAACTTTACCTTGAACTCCAATAGGTTTGCCTTGAACGATTTTATGATGGAGGAAACCGCGGTTGATACGGAACCTGAAAACGGTGAAAAGGAGACGGGTTCAACCACAACAGGGGAGGAGCGCATCAAAATACCGTCGTTTTTGGATTGTACCATCGATGCCGCTGCGAACACCGTGGTTTATGATAACCTGAATCTAAAGAACGTCAAAGGAACCTTGATCATCAAGGATGAGACGGCAACGGTAAAAAACTTGACTTCCGATTTGTTCGGGGGTACCTTGGGTCTTTCAGGGTCCGTTTCCACCAAACAAGAAACCGCTACCTTTGATATGAACCTGGGCATGAACAACTTTAACATTGGGGAGTCCTTTGCAGGGTTGGAATTATTGAAAACCTTGACTCCTTTGGCCACGGCAATTCAGGGTAAATTAAACTCGGATATTAAGATTTCGGGGAACTTGAAGGAAGACTTTACGCCAAACTTGGCCACCATATCAGGTAATTTGCTGGCAGAACTGCTTTCCCCAAAATTGGATGCCGAAAAGGCACCCTTGGTTTCGGCATTGGACAGTAAACTCAACTTTTTGGACACCAAGGAAATCAATTTAGATGGACTAAAAACGGCATTGACCTTTGATAATGGAACGGTTAAAGTGAAGCCTTTCACCCTTACGTATAAGGACATTGCCATCGATGTGAACGGTAGCCACTCCTTTGACAAGCAAATGGATTATGCCGCAACCCTGAACGTGCCTGCCAAATATTTGGGCTCGGAGGTAAATAAGCTCATCGCACAATTGAACGACCAGAGTTTGGGAGAGGTCACCGTTCCCGTAACAGCGAACATCGGAGGGAACTTCACCAATCCATCCGTGAGCACGGACCTGTCATCCAGTGTAAAAACCTTGACTACCAAATTGGTGGAGATGCAAAAGCAGAAATTGATAGGTCAGGGTAAGGAAAAAGCCAAAGACCTATTGTCCGATGTCTTTAAAAAGGACGAATCCGATACCACCAACACTAAAAACGATGGGGTAAAGGATGTCATCGGCAATATTTTAGGCGGAAAAAAGGACACCACCACAACGGATTCTACAAAAGCCAAACAGGGTGATGAGGTAAAGGATGCTGCCAAATCGATTTTGGGCGGACTCCTCAAGAAAAAGAAAAAGGATACGGTTAATTAA